A part of Aegilops tauschii subsp. strangulata cultivar AL8/78 chromosome 2, Aet v6.0, whole genome shotgun sequence genomic DNA contains:
- the LOC109768816 gene encoding uncharacterized protein: MPFAGAVPFTVLLLLAVFSAEEQPFKGLVPENRSVVFAGSNITATAGAAAMCYRRSGVGEEANPGKTVLDVAPLAVCPSPAISKGLSGRAKAWCCWGLAVAMTMVVFVVWPETFIVSPIDPNFTGDDASVVDGDGDRELFDCAICMETVPGVLKLSVGSCGHAFCSSCVVQYVAAKLGENVACVKCPDPGCKEGAVEPESCFGILSSDLLDKWGFLLCESLLGAKTVYCPYRECSAPLLADGEAGAAAIAEAECPHCHRLFCARCAAPWHAGVGCREFQELGQDERGREDLLLRTLAGRQRWQRCPKCRMYVEKSEGCNYIKCRCGNSFCYRCASKVSALTHYCNKCKR; this comes from the exons ATGCCGTTCGCCGGGGCCGTCCCCTTCACGGTCCTTCTTCTCCTCGCCGTCTTCTCCGCCGAGGAGCAGCCGTTCAAAGGCCTCGTGCCCGAGAACCGGAGCGTGGTCTTTGCCGGCAGCAACATCACCGCCAcggccggcgcggcggcgatgTGCTACCGAAGGAGCGGCGTCGGCGAAGAGGCCAATCCGGGCAAGACGGTCCTCGACGTGGCCCCGCTCGCCGTGTGCCCTTCTCCTGCAATTAGTAAGGGGTTGAGCGGGCGAGCAAAGGCATGGTGCTGCTGGGGCCTCGCCGTGGCGATGACGATGGTCGTTTTCGTTGTGTG GCCAGAGACGTTCATCGTATCGCCCATAGACCCCAACTTCACCGGTGATGACGCGTCGGTGGTAGATGGCGACGGCGACCGCGAGCTCTTCGACTGCGCCATCTGCATGGAGACGGTGCCCGGCGTCCTCAAGTTAAGCGTCGGCTCGTGCGGCCACGCCTTCTGCTCGAGCTGCGTCGTCCAGTACGTCGCGGCTAAGCTGGGCGAGAACGTCGCCTGCGTCAAATGCCCCGACCCCGGCTGCAAGGAGGGTGCCGTCGAGCCGGAGAGCTGCTTCGGCATCCTCTCCTCGGACCTGCTCGACAAGTGGGGTTTCCTGCTGTGCGAGTCCTTGCTCGGCGCCAAAACGGTGTACTGTCCATACAGGGAATGCTCAGCGCCTCTTCTCGCCGACGGCGAGGCCGGTGCGGCGGCGATCGCGGAGGCCGAGTGCCCGCACTGCCACAGGCTGTTCTGCGCCCGGTGCGCCGCTCCGTGGCACGCCGGCGTCGGGTGCAGGGAGTTTCAGGAGCTCGGGCAGGACGAGCGAGGCCGGGAGGACCTCCTGCTGAGGACGCTCGCCGGACGGCAGAGGTGGCAGCGGTGCCCCAAGTGCAGGATGTATGTGGAGAAATCGGAGGGATGCAACTACATCAAATGCAG GTGTGGAAACAGCTTCTGCTACCGATGTGCATCCAAGGTGTCCGCGCTAACCCATTACTGCAACAAGTGCAAGCGCTAG